In the Augochlora pura isolate Apur16 chromosome 7, APUR_v2.2.1, whole genome shotgun sequence genome, caaggAAGGGAGTATTATGCATCATCCCAAGTATTACAGATGTTAGTAGGATTTAATCACCAAAAACCATTAGTCATACTTCACTCCGTTTCGGCCTAGGTTGTAACGACACAACGAGCCGGATCAGCTTCGCCGGGAAAACACAAACATAAAGAATATCGATCGTTTCTGGCCTGAGAATGTTTTTCCGCGAGCCTTGAGATTTTTCCAGAACATATGTAAAGATAGTCACGTACACATCGTGTTGTTAAGCTTAGAATAAAGTTCTTTGTAAATCTTCGTTTGTGGCGTATTCCTTTTCGACAACTCTACTCGACCAGCGGAGAAGACTGTGAATCTCGAGAGATCCCATTCCTTCACCTCACGGCATAACAGTGTGAATCCTCcccgaaacaaataaaaacactGTTGTGACAAACTAACGGCTCACAAAGTCCAACCTTCACCTCCCTGTGGTGTGGGCCGGTAACATTCTTACACAAGAAGATTGGCGAACGAAGGCCCTGGCACGGTATTAGTTGGGGGCAGTTTAGCGTGAATCTCGTTGACCGTCAACAGCGTCATGAGTAAGAGAGTCTCAAATACCGATACACCTACCTACATTATACAGTGCGTGGGCACAGTGACTGTTTCCGTCACGGCACTGGAGTATTTTGCCTTACCATCCCGTTGGTGAGTGAGAAGGTGCTCGACACCCGCCACCAACggatcaaattaatattcgatataaaatcaTGCTGGAGTTTATCAATGATTCAGACCTTATATAGCGAATGTACAGAAGATGCCTTCCCTGAATTgggttattattataacattagaGGGCAAACATAAGAGCAGAAGACTGCAGTGGGTGAACGTGGTGAAGTCACCCACAAAGTGTAACCGATGTAGGTAAAGAGGCATGAAGGTGTGTGTCTTCATggctattttgatttttatgttgcTACACCTCAGTGGCAATTGAATATCATACAGTAAAAGTCCTTCCGCCGTCGAGAGGCAAGACTGGGAACTCTGGACCTGCGAAGTGGACCAACCCGGCACCTTCGCAGGGAGTATTACCGCTGCTTTACCAACGGCTGGCTTAAGCAAACTATGCTTCGTTCCGGCCTGAGCGGGCCCTTTGGCTGTTCAGCTCCTTGTAGACAATAAGTGTGACAAACTAACACTCCCACTAACAGttgttactttaatttttaagattcaGGATGCTACTGATAAGCTAATCTCTATAGAATCGAAGATACAAAtagtaaataacaaaattaaacatttgttCGCCTTCGCGAAAACCAAAAGTCTATCCTATTCCGACATTCAACTGGTACAGTTGGAAAAGGAAAACTGTTACTCGACGTTCAACTGGGAAAGTTGAACGCGATATACCCAGTGAGAAACTAGTCGGTTTTAAAAGAAACGTCTGCCGTGCGGTGTCACGCGTCGACAGGAACCGTGCACCCACACAATCCGATCGCAGAGGAATTTctggtaaaaagaaaatattcctaTTTTAAGTTATAAAAAAACTTACAATCTCGGCTCGATCAGCATCATTGCTGTGTCCGAGCTAGAGATTGTTCAGGCTGCGATTAGTCAGAAGCCAAGAAATACGGCCCAGTTTCGTCCGCCCTGTACTGATACAGCACGCGGGTGATTCTGTAGGTTACTTGGACAATTCTTTTCGACTACGAGACGATTGCTAGTATTATCGCAATAAGTCTCGCACCTTTTGATTGCAGTACTTGGTAACCGCGAAGAAGTTTTACCACGCCTGACGTGGTTTTCTTTGCGGGTCAGTTTCTAGGGAATGGACAATAATGCGGCAACGCAGTCCCCCAGGTCGGCGTCAGTCCCATCCACCGTTTGCACCATGCAATGCGGTGTCACGTCCGTCGACGTGTTGACTTAGCTTTAAGTTAGCATATAagtcatattataatacactCTAGAAATATAGTTAGCATTAATATACCATAGGAGTAAGTTAGTGTTAACGAACCGTAGCATACAAGTTAGCGTTACGCGACCATAGCTTAAGATCTGtctgtctctttctatcttGCGTCTATCCTATGTCTGAACTTTACATCATCCCTCAGACTTCTAACATAGCTCATTTCCTGCGCGCTAACTTCATCAATACGTATTTCGAATTTCATACCGATAACTTCGACGACCTGTTTGGTGTGATGATCTAAAGACCTCGTGATCGCTTTCCCCTATCTCCGAGAAGCGGAGGTGAGACAGGCATGAAGTGCCATGTGATTCCCTTTGTATTGAGTCGTTTGAGGGGGTGAAGCTAGAATTGGACCGTGCAGATTGTCCATCGGAAATAAAGGTTTTGTGTTGTAACGGTTGCGTGTATGTCGTCGGTTGTGtgttttcgattcttttaGTCATTCCACCCTTGCGCGGTCGGTGGTGGttgacgtcgcgtcgcggtaGAGTTTCGTACGGTGTCTACCGTTGCAGACATGACACCGGGCAGCGTTACGTCTTTCCGGCGGATGACCCGGTTTCAAGTAGTTTTTACAAAGTTTGACCTTGCCAACGACTGACCTTCGTTCGGTTACGGTCAAGCCTGGAAGTTCTGGGCATACGTGTGCCGTGTGAGTTCTTGAGTCGCGGATTTTGCATGGTTCCGACGCGGTCATAAAAATACGTCTTTCAATTAGCCTTGGCAAGGTTGTAGGGCTCCGTCGCGTTGTTTCGGTCCGACGGTAGGTGTCCGATTGTACGTTCGCTCGTGTTTTATTGGTCTTTGAATTTGTCGCGGTTAATTCAGCCGTTTTGAACGCATCCGTCGTAAAATCGCAAGCTACTGCAAGGTGAACGACCTTTGACGCGAAGCAGGTAAATGCGGCAACGTGCACCTTAATAGGAATTTGGTTTTGGTAGCGTCGCTTCTTTGTATAAAGGGGACCGCGATAATCGACGCCAATGTTCGAAAATGGTCGACTCTGGGTGACGCGTGCCGCAGGTATGTTTCCCCTCAGGTAGTCGGCCGGTGGAGGATTGACTCGAAAACCCTTTATGTattgttgtacgatttttcCCGTCGCAATTCTTCCGTCGATGGGTAAATGTGTTTCGCGTACATCGTACAATGTCGCGGCGATGGAGGTATGATGATTTTTTACGTGGCCGTCGCGCATGATTAAATCCGTCGCGTAATGAACCCCCGGCCGTAAGATTGGGTGTCTCTGGGCGAACGGTAACGTGGGATTTTGGAGACGATCTCCCACGTGCAATGTGCCTTCGGTATTGATAAATGGGTGAGCATTAATGTTATGTTTAAACGCGTCGTTGTACGTAGTCCACCTTTCAAGCCGGCCGTCGAATTTTGTTAACTCTGTGTTGAGCAGGTGGACTCCGATTGTTGTCCCGAACGTAGTGGGTTTGTGAGAATCGGTGATGACCCGATTGGTTGCATCGAACTCGGAATCGGatttcatcgatttatttactGGTTCATCCGCGGTGGCAATAACGGTGACGTAACTATCGGGAGCTGCTTCGCGTTGAGCTTCGAGCTCGTCAGGATGCTCGTGTTTGCGGATCTTATTTTGTACGTCGTTGAAAATCTCGAATGTGACGGGCTCGGAATCGgatttcaacaatttatctACTAGTACCTCCGCGGTGGCAACGACAGTATCGTCGATTTCGGTGATCGCTTCTGGTTCGGCTTTGATCTCGTCAGGATCCTCACATTCGTGAAGCTTGTTTTCTACGACGTTGCAAGTCTCGAGTATGACGAAATTGGGATCGGATTTTGTCAATTTGACTAATAATACCTCCGCGGTGGCAATAACGGTGTCGTTGATTTCGGTGGTGGCTTCGCGCTGATCTTCGATCTTGTCAGGATCCCCATATTCGTGGAGCTTGTTTACTACGTCGTTGAACGTATCGAATTGGGTTTCTAACTGTTCGACGTGATTTCGAAGTATAGCGCGTTCAGCGTACGAATCGCGAAATTCATTTATGTATACTGAGAGGTCGGTCAGATGCGCCTCGAAAATATGTTGTTTGAGTTTTAGTTCGCGCATGATCGATTGACTCCCGTTATCGTTTGCCATTGTGTTATGAATCGCGGATGCGCGTTAATAGGAGCAGGAGATGATTAGAAATAAGGAACGTGATTGGCAGTTCAGTAACAGGCCTACCTTGACTGGATTTCGGCACCTGCGTGATGTCTCGAGACTGCGTGTTGTCCGTGGCCGTGGCTGCAACTCGTAGTGGTTGTTCCTCGGTTGGACTGCGTGTTGCTGATGATTGAAAATTAGCGGCTCCAATGTGTTGCGGATGCTGTACTCCAGTACAGCCGAATCCGCTGTTGGACCGCGTGTCGTTGGTCTTGATGCAGAGGTAGTGCTCAGGACACTATCGACTCTGCTGATCCGATGAAGATGCTGCACTCCTGATGCAGTCGAATCTTCTTCAGGATATGTTTAAGTACGCGCACTGTTGTCACTACACAGATCACTgaatccggctcgaaggaccatGAATTGCGATGCGAGCACCTTGGTATCGACGCGTGGATGGTATCTTCACCCTTCCGGGGTTGTAAGGCCCGGATTGAACCGTTCGAGGACGCGTGATGCCGGTGTCGCCGATATATTAcccgccaaattaatattgggtaacGGATTCAAAATGGTCGAGCAGTGGTTGCGCGTACTGTGTGTTgtttcctcgactgctggaggttgtgttatatctcgactgctggagaccTTGTATGAACGTATGTggacctcgactgctggaggttgtCGACTGGTTGCTGACTGATGTTGAAGATGAAGTGTCaagacgaatcgttcgacaTGATCGTCGTCGAACTAGGATCcgtcgggggagggggggcgttTCTGCCTTTTTGGGGGTTCCGCGAGAACTTGGAATTCTGTATGTAAGAAGGGCACTGATTGGGTTTTGTCGACTGCTACATcgtaccaatcagtgccttcGTTAACTTGGCGACACCCTCTTGTCGCGTCGTGAGGATGTTTGTGTGTATAGAATTTATGGCGTTAAAAAATGCtacgggaaatcgtccaggttAGCCTTGGACGGTTacggtaccgtcgcgtactcgagtagtgtgacccttcggattacccGGTTTGCGGCACGTCCCAGCTGTGGGcttcaaaaatgctattagcaagttctcttagaaatcttaaatttatgacacgtaatggttattgagCAAGACGGAAATTAAGTTAGCATGCTTCTGGTCGCCAGATGTAAAAGGGgtcttcttctcaaaaataaccttcctcacgtccgtgtcataaatcCCATCGGTAGAAACTCCGGGCGATTGTTCCTTCGGGACGGAACAACTACATGGAAGAAAATATGGCGatgatattcgaaaaattcctttGTCGAACGACACTGTCTCGAATAGAATTTCTGATATTAACAAGGATCAATTAGTACAACTTATTACAAGAATTAAAGAAAGCccaaaattttcaattcagtTGGACGAAACAACTGATATTACTAAATTGGCTCAGTTGTTAGTATATGCCAGGTACGTTTATAAAGAAAGCGTGGAGgaagaattgttattttgtcGTCCTATGGAAGACCATACTACAGGGAAAGACATATATTGTAAAGttgacgaatttttaaaagcagAAGGTTTagaatggaaaaattgctATGGAATATGCACAGATGGTGCAAGAGCGATGACGGGCAAAAATATTGgttttaaatcatttcttcAAGCTGCTCATTATGATCATATAACTTTTACTCACTGCCTTATTCACCGAGAGGCTCTTGCAGCAAAAAAATTAGCACCAGAATTGAACGATGTGCTTCAGGATGCTGTTAAGATCATAAATTTGATTAAGAGTCATGCCCTTAACAGCCGCTTATTTTCAAATCTCTGTAAGGATACGGATTCCAACTACACAACTTTGTTATTACATGCAGAAGTAAGATGGTTGTCAAGAGGTCAAAGTTTAAGaagattattgttattaaaggacgagatcgaaataattttaaccgaACGAAAATGTGAACTTGCTgctttttttcaaaatgactTATGGCTATCCAAGCTGTGTTATTTGTCAGATATTTTTGCGAAGTTAAACGATCTCAACTTGTCTCTTCAAGGAAAAAATTTCGATATATTTACttcaaatgataaaattgaagttttattaaaaagatcaACATTTGGAAAAGTAGGGTcgaaaaaaattcgttcgaaatgttttccagtgtcgacaattttataatcgagaaaattcattgtaaaacttttattgcaaaaattattgtagatcACTTAAAAGCGCTAGAAATACAGTTCcgtacatattttatattaaatattgatttccaAAAAATAGTTTGGATTCAAAAGCCGTTTTGGATTGGCTTAAGTGAGATAGATCACCTGCCACTTGAAGCTCAAGAGGAATTTGCTGAGCTTCCGAGTGACTCAAACTTAAaactacaatttaaaaaaaagccCTTGACTGAATTCTGGATCGGAACTAGAACTGAATTTCCCACAATCGCTGATATGACGTTAAATGTACTTCTGCCATTCAACACCACATATTTATGTGAAGTTACTTTCTCAGCTTTAACACATATTAAATCCCAATATCGTTCAGcgttaaaaatgttgaagaGGTCTTACGTCCAGCAGTTTCAAACATTCCACCAAGATTTGATTTGTTATGCAATAAAAAACAGGCACATCCAtctcattaaattttttacttatattttaatttaatacttacCACGCAACTACTTGAATATATTCGAGCGAATTAAGACGGTCAGAATccacttttatttttgaaactataataaatacaattttataattttttgtgcaatttttaattttagatttttttatgtttcaaaACGAATtctaaaactatatattttcatatgtatatgtatatgtatattgttacctaataaataaatcatcaaaaaatattaatttatttttcttttatatttgtatggggtcgtcaagaaactcgcaatcataaatggggtcgtgaatgacaaaagtttaagaagccctgttctaaattaaaaaagccgAAGTTTTTCTTAGTATATTTACCGGGCTCGGTCACCGCTATCGATGTCCTCGATACGGTGACTGTTAGGCCCAGAAAAACTTCGATGATAAAGGCGTTGGCATGAACAGGGGACACCTTGCAACGGACAAAGGCAAGTTCTACGGCACGTCCGAATTTGCTTTAACCCTCCGTTTCCTATGCCGGAGTCATTCGTGACTCGTTGTAACGTATACAGTACCGAAGTTGTCTGTGTTGTCGCTGACTTTGAGGCAGATTAGTTGTATACAACACTTTGAGAGAGAAAGTCGTGCGCCAAGagttctattatatatatttactgatttattattcattattccattatttttgttattgttatattcgTTTATTACTTGATAAAATGTCTACCTctcaaaaaaattatcaatttcctATCGATGAGATTGAAGAAGAGGATCTTCACAATTGTGAACAATCGTCTGATGATGGAAGTGCATCTAACAGCGATGCTGAACCCGAAGAACAAGATTCTGATTCGGGTAAAGAAGATACANNNNNNNNNNNNNNNNNNNNNNNNNNNNNNNNNNNNNNNNNNNNNNNNNNNNNNNNNNNNNNNNNNNNNNNNNNNNNNNNNNNNNNNNNNNNNNNNNNNNCGACGCTCtcgattattttacattatctacatagttttacttatttaaatatatctacaCGTTAcaaaaggaattattaatattttataaataacataagctatcatattctatctttaattataatcgtttactcatttatttatacagttacaaaaacatttatgttcgtttttgaacttattagttagaatatataacaaaaaagtaaatctgttatatttccattgacaaaagtttaagactACAAAGtaataggagaaaataaacagaaaaagatggtttttaataaaaatatttagtatttcgtccaaaatccattttttttataacctcTGCACATCTTTTTGgcattgaatctattaatttttcacatttctgtGCTGTAATATTACTCCACGCCGTTTCTATTGTAGAGTACAAATCATTCAAATTTGTTAGTTTTTAATCACGTACAGTTTTCTTCACTATGCTCTACAAGTTCTCAATATGATTTAGGTCAGGTGACTGCGATGGCCATGATAGTAAGGTAATTATCTCCTCttgaagaaactttttcaCAACACGGGCCGTATGTTTCGGATCATTATCTTGttggaaaataaaactgtCACTCATATTATTGCGTGCATATGATAACATCGTATGCTGTAATATGTCTATGTACTGAAAACGATCCATAATTCCATTAATGCGACGTATTGGTCCAGGACCACAGCGTGAAAAACACGCCCACACCATTACATTTCCACTTCTATGTTTAATAGTTGGTAAAATGCAACGTGGTTTTAAATCTTCACCAATTCCATgtaaatgttcataagcgctgataagtaacatccatgatggcgcggagtgcaaagggctagtaatttgttttctattattgaaataaaggtGTTAGCTTGTACTACTGCAtgctccaatattattatataattttgtaaatattagataaccttttacgattattaaaatagataacataaaaatataacaaatagaATAGagaacataaatattgtttaatgctaatgttatcaaaatataaacatgttagtagatttaattatcctataagaagagaaatgtttacggttgaatgaccggtcggtgaAGTGTTAaactaatgaaaaatttggaaaattttattcatttattattcaaatgatatataatgagtattttattaaggtttaaacattttattacaagatatgttattatatgttattacattttattacacatGCAGCTATGCACCCACATACCATAGTACTTTCACCATCGAGCTTTACTGTGGCATTTAACCCTTAGGGCTCTAAATACTCCCAGTCGAAACGGTTCGTGGGACGGCGTGTGGCTAGCGCTGACAGTCGCTGGGGACGGAATACTTTTATGCTACACTGAATTGAGTATTTAAGGCgcaaacagtaataaattatagtaatctaTTTGCACGgggatataataattaaagagtgttatttttaaattacctaAGCCCTAAGGGTTAAACTCCTTTAGGATTCAAAGCTTTCCCACTTACAACATAGATTTTTGCTTTTGTCCTGTTATGCAGTACCCCAAACGTTTACCGTGAGTCACCGATTAGGCTGACCTGTGTGTCACGTTTGCTAACACACCTCTCTTGTCAGTGGTTTATCGCCCCAACATCGCCGGTATAGGCTTAATTTTAGCCTGGactcgaataaagaaaatagaaactgttaaaataatgatgggcaggataaataataaagcgtTAACTTTCCCTATTGTATGAATGTTTTATTGGCTACACATTGATACTACTTCTCTTTAGACTACTTTTCGACGACTGACTGCTCGCGGCAAGTGTCGCTTATCGCGGTGCATCGCGTGGCACTCTCAAATATCGTGGCGCTCGACCATTGGCTGTTGCACTCGTGGCATGAAATTACTCATGTTCTAACACACCTCCTTAATTTCTTGCcacaatatacaatacagtTTCTGTTTacaatctaaataatattcaatgaatttcTGAACTTCTCAAATTTAATACCACCAAGTGCTTCTGTCAAAATATCTGCTAAATTCAGTTCagattctattttaataattcttatagcACTCGTTTACAAAATGATAATGTATTTCTATATGTTTCGAATTCTTAGTTAAATTTCCAAACTTTGCGATAGCAATAGCTCCTGAGTTATCTTCATATATACTTATCGGTTTTTCaatctcaattttaaattctttcaataattttacaataagtTTGATTTCACTCGCACATTCAGAAAGAGCTACATATGTACTCAGCAGCTGTCGACGATTTCGTCATACTGCTTTGCTTTTtgatttccaataaattacatttccaaaaattcgTATAACATATCCCATAGTTGATTTCCTATCAACTTTATCTCCTGCCCAGTCAGCATCAACAAAGCAATCTGTTATATCATTATCCAAATTCTTTTTGTACGTTAAACTCAAATCTTTATTcaagttcaaatattttaaaattctcagTGCATATTTATGAGTTTCATTGTAACTATTTTCGAATCTACTCATATAATTGACGCTGTAACTCACGTCTAATCTTGTTTCCATACTTATGCATAATAACGCtccaattaaatttcgatatttGATTTCATCTGAGGCTGACTGCACGGGTTCTAAGCTTAAATTTTGCTCCATAGGTGTAGCATACAATTTcgcattttctaaattatactTCCTCGCTAGAGATTCTATTTAGTCCTTTGATAATTCTATATAGTccttaaatatgatttaatgtCATTTTACATTTGTCATGACCATATTCAATGTTTATTCTTAAATAAGTTTTAATTTCCCTAAGATTTTTCATTGCAAATCTCtctaatagtttattttttatttcttcgatccattttccattttttccaCATATCAGTAAATCATCAACAAATagaatcaaaaatattatctcaTCTTcgagatataaaatacaaagacAATAATCAATTGCACTTCTCTGAAAAcctaatttagttatgaactCGTCAAAACAATCATACCAAGCTCTCGGGCTTTGTCTCAATCCATAGAATGCTTTTATAAGCTTACAtactttttctgtttcatcaTCATAACCCTTTGGTTGTTTCACATAAACTTCTGATTTAACAGTTCCGTTCAAAAATGCTGTCTCTACATCCATTTgcataataattcattcaaattGTACAGAATAtgctaacaataatttcaatgtttgaATCTTATTAACTGGCGAATAAATATCCCCAAGAATTTCTCTCTGCTGAAATCCTCTCACAACTAATCTTGCTTTCTTTCTACCATCAAACTTATTTGTATATACCCATTTAAGATccaatattttcgtatttgtTGGTTTCTCGACCAATTCCCacgttttgtttttctttaagCAATTCATTTCTCTATCCATCGCTTCTTTCCGTAACTCATAATCATTACTTTGGATAGATTCCTCGTAAGTTGTTGTGCTATCTGCGCTTACTatgtttacataaatataattcgatcTCCTCAATTCTTTTTCAGAATAATTCTCgctttcaataaattgtttgtcatttttaatttcactcgAAATATAGTTTCCATCAAATACCATTTCAAATACATCGTCATTATCGTTTGAATTTCCAAAACCtatcaaattttgtatttgtattcaacaatttcaacgtGTCTAGTTAATATAACTTTATTGTTTATCAAAACCCTGTACCTACTATTTTCATACCCTACAAGTATTCCTACATCGGCTTTTCTATCCCATTTGAAATTTCTCTCTACTTTTGGCGCTCTGACGAATACTTTACTActgtataatttcaaattcttaATATTGAGCTTAAttccaaacaaaattttaaatggtgttttattttcaattgtattaGCAACGGttctatttcttaattaagCTGCTGCTTTAATTACTCCTGGCCAGTATTTCTGTTGAACTTTAAAATCAGATAATAAACATTGAGCTGAATTCATAATTGATCTGTTATAACGTTCACCCGTTCCATTTAATTCATGTGTATATGGTGGACACGGTTCTATaaatattcctttatttttaatcgaattaaacatttcattattaatatattctctATTATTGTCACACCTTAATCTTTTTACTCTTTTCCCGGTCAAGTTCTCtactttattgaaatattcactAAAGCTACTACTTCACTCTTACTCTTTATCGGATAAACAAGTTGCACATTTactaaaatcattaataaatgataaaaaatattttgaccCGTCATCCTTTTTCTAATTCATTAGGCATTCCTTCGactaatttattcttgttcattttatctaaatattgaaaattaacatGCCCCAATAGTCtatgatatttttctttcaaagtcattttttcaatattaccTGAATAAGATTTTTTCCTTccaataatgttattaattttgttgttgaGGATTGCTGAGCGAGGGTTTTatggcggggggggggggggggggggggggggggggggggggggtgtttGGGACCCTTAGAATCGGCCAGGGTATGGGCCTGTCACCCGCTTCTTTAGAAAGTAGTTTGAGATTGTTCCAAGGCACATGGTCGACACTCTTGGCCATTAGCGGTATTGCCCCGCCAT is a window encoding:
- the LOC144473737 gene encoding protein FAM200A-like; this encodes MLREIVQLDETTDITKLAQLLVYARYVYKESVEEELLFCRPMEDHTTGKDIYCKVDEFLKAEGLEWKNCYGICTDGARAMTGKNIGFKSFLQAAHYDHITFTHCLIHREALAAKKLAPELNDVLQDAVKIINLIKSHALNSRLFSNLCKDTDSNYTTLLLHAEVRWLSRGQSLRRLLLLKDEIEIILTERKCELAAFFQNDLWLSKLCYLSDIFAKLNDLNLSLQGKNFDIFTSNDKIEVLLKRSTFGKIT